From the genome of Triticum aestivum cultivar Chinese Spring chromosome 3B, IWGSC CS RefSeq v2.1, whole genome shotgun sequence, one region includes:
- the LOC123072860 gene encoding metallothionein-like protein 2C, with translation MSCCGGNCGCGSACKCGNGCGGCNMYPEAEAAGATLLVSATATHKASSSGMEMAAENGGCGCTQCKCGTSCGCSCCSC, from the exons ATGTCTTGCTGCGGAGGAAACTGCGGCTGCGGCAGCGCCTGCAAGTGCGGCAACGGCTGCGGCGGCTGCAACATGTAcccggaggccgaggccgccggcgccaccctcctcgtctccgccaccgccacccacAAGGC GAGCTCCAGCGGCATGGAGATGGCGGCGGAGAACGGCGGCTGCGGCTGCACCCAGTGCAAGTGCGGCACCAGCTGCGGCTGCTCCTGCTGCAGTTGCTAG